A single window of Constrictibacter sp. MBR-5 DNA harbors:
- a CDS encoding BCAM0308 family protein — MKRQNTGPAGQPPGRRIAGRAQEDHVHDPYQQRQKPHEPAVCAECSAAFHHGRWQWGAAPAQAASNLCPACRRIHDDYPAGIVELEGSFLTVHKDEIVRLARHQGDLEQREHPLHRIMAVRERADGVEITTTDIHLPRRIGEALHHAYQGDLDYHYEDDRYFLRVRWSRQTEGR, encoded by the coding sequence ATGAAGCGGCAGAACACGGGGCCCGCGGGGCAGCCTCCGGGGCGGCGCATCGCCGGCCGGGCGCAGGAGGACCATGTCCACGACCCCTACCAGCAGAGGCAGAAACCGCACGAGCCCGCCGTGTGCGCGGAGTGCAGCGCCGCCTTCCACCACGGCCGGTGGCAATGGGGTGCGGCGCCCGCGCAGGCGGCAAGCAATTTGTGCCCCGCGTGCCGGCGTATCCACGACGATTATCCCGCAGGCATCGTCGAACTCGAAGGCTCGTTCCTGACTGTGCACAAGGACGAGATCGTTCGTCTGGCTCGCCACCAGGGTGACCTCGAACAGCGGGAACATCCGCTGCATCGGATCATGGCCGTCCGGGAACGGGCGGACGGAGTGGAGATCACGACGACGGACATCCACCTCCCGCGTCGCATCGGCGAAGCCCTGCACCACGCCTACCAGGGCGATCTCGACTACCACTACGAAGACGACCGCTATTTCCTGCGCGTCCGCTGGTCCCGGCAGACGGAGGGGCGTTAG
- a CDS encoding cysteine desulfurase yields MSKELASIKGQFPSLRDGGVVYLDTAATAQMPDRVLDRLVGFETSGRGNVHDGGHRLAQRAFDQYEAARGSVARFLGVCANDEIVFSYGATGAINLACFTLGRLFVPGDEIVLSVLEHHSNIVPWQRLAQERGLVLRFIPATPKGRLDLSFLGDLVTPRCRLVAVTHCSNVTGAVTQLAPIVSAARAVGALVLVDGAQRVPHGPVDIPALGVDLYAFSGHKAYGPTGIGVLWARREVLAGLEPFMSGGQMIENVTLENATFLPPPQRFEAGTPPIAQAIGLGAALDWMLGLDWSVQREREAELTEALLDGLDRLPGVRPIGPRTLVLRQGVVSFTAEGICDETLCRELDRRGVAVRSGHLCAQPAMSALGVASVTRASLGCYSEAADVEAFLNALSEIIRERGRRA; encoded by the coding sequence ATGAGCAAGGAGCTTGCGAGCATCAAAGGCCAGTTCCCGTCGCTCCGGGACGGTGGGGTCGTCTACCTCGACACTGCCGCCACGGCGCAGATGCCGGATCGCGTGCTGGACCGGCTCGTCGGGTTCGAAACGAGCGGCCGCGGCAACGTCCATGACGGCGGCCACCGTCTCGCTCAGCGTGCCTTCGACCAATACGAGGCCGCGCGCGGATCCGTCGCACGGTTCCTGGGGGTTTGTGCAAACGACGAGATCGTTTTCTCGTACGGAGCGACGGGCGCGATCAACCTGGCCTGCTTCACGCTCGGCCGGCTGTTCGTCCCGGGCGACGAAATTGTCCTGTCCGTCCTGGAGCACCACAGCAACATCGTGCCCTGGCAGCGTCTCGCACAGGAGCGCGGCCTCGTCCTCCGCTTCATTCCGGCAACGCCCAAGGGTCGCCTCGATCTGTCGTTCCTCGGCGACTTGGTGACACCGCGTTGCCGCCTGGTAGCCGTGACGCACTGTTCGAACGTGACCGGCGCCGTGACACAGCTCGCGCCGATCGTATCTGCGGCTCGCGCCGTCGGCGCGTTGGTGCTGGTGGACGGGGCGCAGCGGGTGCCGCATGGTCCGGTGGATATCCCGGCACTGGGCGTGGATCTCTATGCATTCTCCGGCCACAAGGCGTACGGTCCGACCGGGATCGGGGTTCTCTGGGCACGGCGCGAGGTGCTCGCCGGCCTGGAGCCCTTCATGTCGGGCGGGCAGATGATCGAGAACGTCACGCTGGAGAACGCCACGTTTCTGCCGCCCCCGCAGCGCTTCGAGGCGGGGACGCCGCCCATCGCTCAGGCGATCGGGCTCGGCGCTGCACTCGACTGGATGCTTGGGCTCGACTGGTCGGTTCAGCGCGAGCGTGAGGCGGAACTGACGGAGGCGCTTCTCGACGGGCTCGACCGCCTGCCGGGCGTCCGCCCGATCGGCCCAAGGACTCTCGTGCTCCGGCAGGGCGTGGTCAGCTTCACCGCCGAGGGGATCTGCGACGAGACGCTCTGTCGCGAGTTGGATCGGCGCGGCGTGGCAGTGCGCAGCGGTCACCTCTGCGCCCAGCCGGCCATGTCCGCGCTGGGCGTCGCGAGCGTCACGCGGGCCAGTCTCGGATGTTACAGCGAGGCGGCGGACGTCGAGGCGTTCCTGAACGCGCTGTCGGAGATCATCCGCGAGCGGGGGCGGAGAGCCTGA